A part of Acidimicrobiales bacterium genomic DNA contains:
- a CDS encoding oligosaccharide flippase family protein: MSVTTNADDASRLRSRRAAAGTTLGVVARVLSAAVGLLTVPIALDAVGEADYGIWMTVLSLTAFLTAADLGLNQAVVSRTAAALARGRRDEAARYVSTAFTATLAIAVGVAVVLAVAIPLVPWATLFGLDPSGASDAESLAAVLGLVFLVNLPLTTVAETRNALQEAWVHNLFLVVGTLVGVTGLLVAVWTDAGIAAMAGALAGGPVAVMVVNGALLLRRHPWLRPRPSQVRRRDVRELLGSGGALVVVRTSMLLLTTLDAVVIAAVLGTDEVTGYVVPARVVYLGTTVVGMALLPLWPAVADALARRDPAWARRTVERTLAAVIASTTLAGLLYVAFGQAAVRVWTGGAVEPPLSLLVALAVAFVVFSVANVLFVYLSGAQVLRPQAVAWAVMAALNVALSVILTRHLGILGPAVATTISLGVAVVVPSVALTRASLRREERSARGPSLPVA, from the coding sequence GTGAGCGTCACCACGAACGCAGACGACGCCTCCCGGCTCCGGTCCCGCCGGGCCGCGGCGGGTACGACCCTCGGGGTCGTCGCGCGGGTGCTGTCGGCCGCGGTGGGCCTGCTCACGGTGCCCATCGCCCTCGACGCGGTCGGCGAGGCCGACTACGGCATCTGGATGACCGTGCTGTCGCTCACCGCCTTCCTCACCGCCGCCGACCTCGGTCTGAACCAGGCGGTCGTGAGCCGAACGGCGGCGGCGCTGGCGAGGGGCCGGCGGGACGAGGCAGCCCGGTACGTGTCGACCGCCTTCACCGCCACCCTCGCCATCGCCGTGGGCGTGGCGGTGGTGCTGGCCGTGGCGATCCCGCTCGTCCCGTGGGCCACGCTGTTCGGTCTCGACCCCTCCGGTGCGAGCGACGCCGAGTCGCTCGCCGCCGTGCTCGGGCTCGTGTTCCTGGTCAACCTGCCCCTCACCACCGTGGCCGAGACCCGCAACGCCCTCCAGGAGGCGTGGGTCCACAACCTGTTCCTCGTCGTCGGCACGCTGGTGGGGGTCACCGGGCTGCTCGTGGCGGTGTGGACCGACGCCGGCATCGCGGCCATGGCCGGGGCGCTGGCCGGCGGGCCGGTCGCGGTGATGGTGGTCAACGGCGCCCTCCTCCTGCGGCGCCACCCCTGGCTCCGCCCGCGACCGTCGCAGGTGCGGCGCCGCGACGTGCGCGAGCTGCTCGGCTCCGGCGGCGCCCTGGTGGTGGTCCGCACGTCGATGCTGCTCCTCACCACGCTCGACGCGGTGGTGATCGCGGCCGTGCTGGGGACCGACGAGGTGACCGGCTACGTGGTGCCGGCGCGGGTGGTCTACCTGGGCACCACCGTGGTGGGGATGGCCCTGCTCCCGCTGTGGCCGGCGGTGGCCGACGCCCTCGCCCGCCGGGACCCGGCCTGGGCCCGCCGCACGGTCGAGCGCACCCTGGCGGCAGTGATCGCCTCGACCACGCTGGCCGGACTCCTGTACGTCGCCTTCGGGCAGGCAGCCGTGCGGGTGTGGACCGGCGGCGCCGTCGAGCCCCCCCTGTCGCTCCTGGTCGCCCTCGCCGTGGCCTTCGTGGTGTTCTCGGTCGCCAACGTGCTGTTCGTCTACCTGAGCGGCGCGCAGGTGCTGCGACCCCAGGCCGTGGCCTGGGCCGTGATGGCCGCGCTGAACGTGGCGCTCAGCGTGATCCTCACCCGCCACCTCGGGATCCTCGGGCCGGCCGTGGCGACCACGATCTCCCTCGGGGTCGCCGTGGTCGTGCCCTCGGTGGCGCTGACCCGGGCCAGCCTGCGGCGGGAGGAGCGCTCCGCCCGAGGCCCTAGCCTTCCCGTCGCGTGA
- a CDS encoding glycosyltransferase family 4 protein — MRVLVSAYACEPGLGSEPGLGWGIVEGLAGRHELHVLTATEHRDGVEAALAARPLPGVDVEYLACPGVLDRAATTAYLRYLHYSCWQAAARRRARSLVAAGQVDVVHHATYTNAWVPPLTARLGVPFVWDAGGCDPTPLGALPAMSARAAAGELARNAALASLGRVARAVAVTDRTTVVTASSRARWPGVPHVVELALGGLTDAEADELAAVPARAEGPFRTGSAGRLLGWKGFTLGLRAFAALAAEDPTAEHWIVGDGGERSHLEAEAARLGVADRVRILGWRPRAELPALLAQLDVVLHPSLHDQFAFSVLEAMAAGRPVVALDVGGPARLLAPGGGVLVPVGGHRAMVAGLVAALRGLRADADARRALGEQARRVALGRWRADHLGEVFDGLFREATAT; from the coding sequence ATGAGGGTGCTGGTCTCGGCCTACGCCTGCGAGCCGGGCCTGGGGTCGGAGCCGGGGCTCGGGTGGGGCATCGTCGAGGGCCTGGCCGGGAGGCACGAGCTGCACGTGCTCACCGCCACCGAGCACCGCGACGGCGTCGAGGCCGCGCTGGCGGCCCGGCCCCTCCCGGGGGTGGACGTCGAGTACCTGGCCTGCCCCGGGGTCCTCGACCGGGCCGCGACCACCGCCTACCTCCGCTACCTGCACTACTCGTGCTGGCAGGCGGCTGCCCGTCGCCGGGCCCGCTCGCTCGTGGCCGCCGGACAGGTCGACGTCGTCCACCACGCCACCTACACCAACGCCTGGGTGCCACCCCTGACGGCCAGGCTCGGTGTGCCCTTCGTGTGGGATGCCGGCGGCTGCGACCCCACACCGCTGGGCGCCCTCCCGGCCATGTCGGCGCGGGCCGCCGCCGGTGAGCTGGCCCGCAACGCGGCCCTGGCGAGCCTCGGGCGGGTCGCCCGGGCGGTCGCGGTGACCGACCGGACCACCGTGGTGACGGCCTCCAGCCGAGCCCGGTGGCCGGGCGTCCCCCACGTAGTCGAGCTGGCCCTGGGCGGGCTGACCGACGCCGAAGCCGACGAGCTGGCCGCGGTGCCGGCGCGCGCCGAGGGGCCGTTCCGCACCGGTTCGGCCGGCCGGCTCCTCGGTTGGAAGGGGTTCACCCTCGGGCTGCGGGCCTTCGCCGCCCTGGCCGCCGAGGACCCCACCGCCGAGCACTGGATCGTGGGCGACGGTGGCGAACGCTCCCACCTCGAGGCCGAGGCGGCCCGGCTGGGCGTGGCCGACCGGGTGCGCATCCTCGGCTGGCGCCCCCGCGCCGAGCTGCCCGCGCTCCTCGCCCAGCTGGACGTGGTCCTGCACCCGAGCCTCCACGACCAGTTCGCCTTCTCGGTGCTCGAGGCCATGGCCGCGGGGCGCCCGGTGGTGGCCCTGGACGTGGGGGGCCCGGCGAGACTCCTCGCCCCCGGCGGAGGGGTCCTCGTGCCCGTGGGCGGCCACCGCGCCATGGTGGCCGGCCTGGTCGCAGCGCTCCGCGGCCTTCGCGCCGACGCCGACGCCCGGCGAGCCCTCGGGGAGCAGGCACGCCGGGTGGCCCTCGGCCGGTGGCGCGCCGACCACCTCGGCGAGGTGTTCGACGGGCTCTTCCGGGAGGCCACGGCGACGTGA
- a CDS encoding O-antigen ligase family protein encodes MSDLAAAIPDPRTPGRPRAADRLPGGGVVGLGQGAVKVRPRRSSPDEDDRAAADGSSDGAGEPDSQGPTEPTDPVRRSDPGAPSPRTPRERRSTPVARDLGPSALGTARTLCLVVILLAGIADALVSMRPLGLSVNFAVTVGVGAAAWLVVLVHSRLPAGTGRVVVALMGLSVWCGLSMAWSIAGFSGAQLVFALTSFAGLVAVGSIAGSRLDARFDALLRRALVVAGIVLVVLWLQTAYVGIPGLPAVSDRGAATTAVVLVAGLMARVRLGDRTAVLVSMALIAVTGLSLSRAGLVAALVVAILAVPRRTWGERARLMVLVVTAAIALVVLVNHFAPLHDRFFTGDLSGEVAGVRFNVSGRIAFWDIAADTWRESPIGGRGLGAVTSRIAEQFPDNFATIGHPHNDYLRLMGDTGLVGLGLFVAFAVSTVAGLRVPAPSTRRARRAANRTVAPGEVDVVAARLVLLGVLILMVTDNVITYSFVLSPAGVLIGVGLGRAAWRRAHLARPSR; translated from the coding sequence GTGAGCGACCTGGCCGCCGCCATCCCCGACCCCCGCACGCCGGGGCGGCCGCGCGCCGCCGACCGGCTGCCCGGCGGCGGCGTGGTCGGCCTCGGCCAGGGCGCGGTGAAGGTGCGCCCACGTCGCAGCTCCCCCGACGAGGACGACCGAGCCGCGGCCGACGGCTCGTCGGACGGGGCCGGCGAGCCCGACTCGCAGGGCCCCACCGAACCCACCGACCCCGTCCGACGAAGCGATCCCGGCGCCCCCTCGCCCCGCACCCCGCGCGAGAGGCGGTCCACACCCGTCGCCCGTGACCTCGGGCCCAGTGCCCTCGGCACGGCCCGCACCCTCTGCCTGGTCGTGATCCTGCTCGCCGGGATCGCCGACGCCCTGGTGAGCATGCGGCCCCTCGGGCTGTCCGTGAACTTCGCGGTCACCGTCGGCGTGGGCGCAGCGGCGTGGCTGGTGGTGCTCGTCCACAGCCGCCTACCGGCCGGCACCGGGCGGGTGGTGGTCGCCCTGATGGGCCTGTCGGTGTGGTGCGGGCTCTCGATGGCCTGGTCGATCGCCGGGTTCTCCGGCGCGCAGCTCGTGTTCGCCCTCACCTCCTTCGCCGGCCTCGTGGCCGTGGGCTCGATCGCCGGCAGCCGCCTCGACGCCCGCTTCGACGCCCTCCTCCGCCGGGCCCTGGTCGTGGCCGGGATCGTCCTGGTGGTGCTGTGGCTCCAGACCGCCTACGTGGGCATCCCTGGCCTCCCCGCGGTCTCCGACCGGGGTGCGGCCACCACAGCCGTCGTGCTCGTGGCCGGCCTCATGGCCCGCGTCCGGCTGGGCGACCGCACCGCCGTGCTGGTGTCGATGGCGCTCATCGCGGTCACCGGGCTCTCGCTCTCGCGGGCCGGGCTCGTCGCCGCGCTGGTCGTCGCCATCCTCGCGGTGCCCCGGCGGACCTGGGGCGAGCGGGCCCGCCTCATGGTCCTCGTCGTCACCGCGGCCATCGCCCTCGTGGTGCTCGTGAACCACTTCGCGCCCCTCCACGACCGGTTCTTCACCGGCGACCTGTCGGGCGAGGTCGCCGGCGTGCGCTTCAACGTGTCCGGCCGGATCGCGTTCTGGGACATCGCCGCCGACACCTGGCGGGAGAGCCCGATCGGGGGTCGGGGCCTGGGCGCGGTCACGTCGCGGATCGCCGAGCAGTTCCCCGACAACTTCGCCACCATCGGCCATCCGCACAACGACTACCTGCGGCTCATGGGCGACACCGGGCTCGTCGGCCTCGGGCTGTTCGTCGCCTTCGCGGTCTCCACGGTCGCGGGGCTCCGCGTGCCCGCGCCGAGCACGCGGCGGGCCAGGCGGGCGGCCAACCGCACCGTCGCACCTGGCGAGGTCGACGTGGTCGCCGCCCGGCTCGTGCTGCTGGGCGTGCTGATCCTCATGGTCACCGACAACGTGATCACCTACTCCTTCGTGCTCAGCCCGGCCGGGGTCCTGATCGGCGTCGGGCTGGGCCGAGCCGCCTGGCGCCGCGCGCACCTCGCCCGCCCCTCGCGATGA